The window CGTCGGTGACCTGGGCTCCGCCGCCATCCGCTCCGCCAGCGTCGACATGTCGACGGGTGAGCTTTTCGCCATCTTGTACGAGCTCGGCAACGTGCCCATGAGactgccgacggccatggcgtcgtcggcccgcTGCGCCCGAcgctgctcctcctcctcaaaCGCCTTCAGCGGGTCCTTGCGAATGTCCATCTCGAGATCGCTCAGCCAGAACGGCAGGTTGTTCACGTGGTCCTCGAACAGAGAGGCCACGCCGTGCACGAACTTGGAGAACCTAGGTGTCGGGTGCACGAGGTGCGAGGCCATCAGGTCCTCCACCCACGACGGGCGCTTGCGGTCGACCTCCTCCTTGAGCTTGATCTCGAGCACGGCGTACGGAAACTTGGACACCTCGCTCTGGTTGATGTTCTTGAAAGGATACGTCATGTTGGAGCCGTCAATCTCGGCCCGGTGCCAGTCGCCTGGATCGCGGCAcggccgctcgtcgtcgatggtgtcTTCGCGGATGAGCGCGAGGTCCGTGTCGATGGAGATTCGGACCCGGTCATCCGCCGGCTTCTGAAACGCCGTCCGCCGGTAGTTTGCCCGCAGCACCGGCGACAGCTTCCTTTGCCGCAGGAAAGTCTTAATCTTGGCCACCGTCGCCTTGTAGTTCTCGACCTGCACAGCCGGCACGCCCTGCCTCTCCATCTTCTGCACACTCTTTTCCATCGCGTACTCGCCTTCCAAGAACGGCCCAACCCACTTGTCCTTGATGGTGAACCTGTGCTCTTGGCTGTTTCCCTTGGCGTCCGTCGTCTTCTGCTCGACGAATATTTCCGGCCGGCCGCTCAGCTGGCCATACCAGCGCAGTCGCAGCGACGAGGCCTCGGACTGCCGGTCAAGCTTTTCCGAGTAGAGATCGAACTTGGCGTTGTCGAAGTAGAGGGACGTGATGGCCGGTGAGTCGTTGCCGTCCAGTTCCTTTGCCGTCTTTTCGCTGTACACGAGCGTCGGGAGCCGGCGGAGGATGAGCGTCTTGACTTCGAGCAGGTTGTCGAGGTGCACCCAGTCTGGCGGACATTGTCAGTGAGCGAgttgaatgaatgaatggtGCCGACGCAGTCGGCAGACGGGTCGCGCTTACACTTGTGAGCTGTGTACTTCTCGCCGTTGTGCATCTCTCCCTGgctctcgaggtcgagcgccGGTTGCTCCCCGCCCTCGAGCTGCTGCCTGATGGCAAAGTACATGATGGATAGCTTGTTGAGCAGCGGCGAGTATCCCTGCTCCGAGTTGAACGGTCGCTGCGCTAGGCTCAGCTGCATCATGGGCCTGATCTTGTAGCGATCGCCCCTCTTTCGATCGTGTTTCTTGACCATCTTGAGGAACCCCGTGTAGTTGATGTTGCTGTACTTCTTCAGCTCCTTCACCTCGTTGGTGATTTCGTCGAGCGATCGTTCCAATTCCCGGAGGCCCGGCGCCTGAATCTcgtttgccgtcgacgcgtcGGGACCAACGCcgtg of the Drechmeria coniospora strain ARSEF 6962 chromosome 01, whole genome shotgun sequence genome contains:
- a CDS encoding SPX domain-containing protein, whose protein sequence is MRFGRTLRAAVYEPWKDNYIDYAKLKGLLHEDNVDDEGVVPWTEEDENRFCDEIFNVQLEKVAQFQQERVDALKVRADAAFEKLRELTPAVGEGHGVGPDASTANEIQAPGLRELERSLDEITNEVKELKKYSNINYTGFLKMVKKHDRKRGDRYKIRPMMQLSLAQRPFNSEQGYSPLLNKLSIMYFAIRQQLEGGEQPALDLESQGEMHNGEKYTAHKYWVHLDNLLEVKTLILRRLPTLVYSEKTAKELDGNDSPAITSLYFDNAKFDLYSEKLDRQSEASSLRLRWYGQLSGRPEIFVEQKTTDAKGNSQEHRFTIKDKWVGPFLEGEYAMEKSVQKMERQGVPAVQVENYKATVAKIKTFLRQRKLSPVLRANYRRTAFQKPADDRVRISIDTDLALIREDTIDDERPCRDPGDWHRAEIDGSNMTYPFKNINQSEVSKFPYAVLEIKLKEEVDRKRPSWVEDLMASHLVHPTPRFSKFVHGVASLFEDHVNNLPFWLSDLEMDIRKDPLKAFEEEEQRRAQRADDAMAVGSLMGTLPSSYKMAKSSPVDMSTLAERMAAEPRSPTLPSADRRGTLANGEELGEPSGTQEQEQEQEQGSQLSRGYGALSSMLPGLSLSKYASASRARAKTKRSQSASLPAGVVEPTQWIKNMGELKVEPKVWLANERTFLKWQHICILQGGLAVGLYSAAGENGLAEVMGVTYVAIAAFAGLWGYWMLRARRSMILERSGKDFDNMFGPIVISVALMAALVVNFVFSYRKHTAVADMGSAGEEDVASAEL